AAGCAGAGTGTTTGAATCACAAAACACTGATAAACGACGACGTTTAAGTGGGCTAACGTCTGCCAAAGTACAAGGAATTCTAACGTGGCGGTGGACCGCGCATATATGGTGTGCCACTCTGTTCTGACTCGTTATCCAGCTCCTTTGTCTTGTGGCCCCCACCTAATTTTTCGTCGACGGCGTTGGAGGATCGAAGTATATACGGTTACACCGAATAACTTCTCTGTTTTAGTCCTAAAAAATTTGAGGTTAATACAATggtaaaactagttaagattgcGATTTTAGAACTAAAAGGTAAGAGCTGACTTCTACAGGGATTTCTTTCTACAGATATCAAAATCTTGTGCTGTCTTAAGTCTATCGTGATCTAAACAAGAATTTATTCTAATTTTATGGTGTGAAAATgctcaaataataaaaatagataaatataGAAAGAAACAAAACCAAAAGGGTGGATTAATGAATCTTTGTTTTGCCATGAATGTTCAATTATTTTCCTGTAATGGCTTGCGTGCACCTAGGCCTCTGCGGGGAGCAAAAAGATTGTGGGTGTTTTCTACAAGGCCAATGAGTATGCTGCAATGAATCCCAATTTTTTGGGGTCTGCGGAGGGAGCTTTAGGCATACGTGAGTGGTTGGAATCACAAGGTCACCAATACATTGTCACTGATGACAAAGAAGGACCAAACTGTGGTAAGTGTATTTGTACCGCTACCTAACCTTTACGTAGTGTTCATATACATAGAGTAACCTTGATTGATGATGCATTTCAAGAGCCTGCAAATATAGGAAACTATCAATCCACAGTAATAGTTATTAAACATCAATTTTGTTTGCTGTCGTTGCATTTGCTGCACAGTAAAATTTAATTCCAACTTTTTTTTTCTCCATTTATTAGAGAATAAACACTCACTGGTATAAGGCATAATCAAACCAATGATCAGTTATAGCACATTGTTCGCGATTACATGGATTCTTGTTGTTTGTCAAACCTATTATGTTTTGATGGTgatgaaattttagaatttttgctTATTATTTCAGTAGAAGTGACTGGTAATATGGGAATAATGCTGGCTCTAGATTGCAAGTTCATATATAAATGTCCATTTTGATTGTGCATCAGTGTGGTATTGCATTAGAGTAGCAATCTTTTAAGAATTTGATTACAAGGATATTTATAAAGCTAAGTTGTTGTTGTTgtcgtcctttttttttttttttttttttttttttttttttttctgtcacAGAACTTGAAAAGCATATTCCTGATCTCCATGTCCTCATAAGCACACCCTTCCACCCTGCCTATGTCACGGCAGAAAGGATTAAGAAGGCCAAAAACTTGCAACTGCTTCTCACAGCCGGAGTTGGCTCTGACCATATAGATTTGAAGGCCGCAGCTGCTGCTGGGCTAACTGTTGTAGAGGTCACAGGAAGCAATGTAGTCTCTGTTGCAGAGGATGAGCTCATGAGAATTCTTATTCTTGTCCGAAATTTCTTACCTGGACATCATCAAGTTATTAATGGGGAATGGAATGTAGCAGGTATTGCTTACAGAGCCTATGATCTTGAAGGAAAGACAGTGGGAACTGTTGGTGCTGGACGCATTGGCAGGCTTTTGCTCCAGCGGTTGAAACCTTTCAATTGTAATCTTCTCTATCATGATCGACTTAAGATGGATCCTGAATTGGAGAACCAGACTGGGGCAAAATTTGAAGAGGATCTCGATTCAATGCTTCCCAAATGTGACATAGTTGTCATCAACACTCCTCTTACAGAGAAGACAAGGTATGATTTTGACTagttcaaattcacaagttctaaTTCCCCCTCCCCAATTTGATATTTTGTTTTTTCATTTTTGCCAAGTGCTTTCCTTAAGCTTTAGGTTCATGCATGATTACACGCTCAATTACAATGATCATTTGGAGCTCATAGAACTCTGTGAACAACTATTTTGTCTTCAGATAGCTTGAATAGGCTATTGTAATTAATAGTACAATTTTGTGAACAACTACTCTgtctttaaattgattaattaggttattataattaatatttctaTGTCATCTAAACATGATTCTTTGTCTTTGCGGTTCAGGGCATTGTTTAACAAAGATAGGATCGCAAAGATGAAGAAAGGGGTTCTCATTGTTAATAATGCTCGAGCAGCAATCATGGATACACAGGCAGTTGTTGATGCTTGCTCTAGTGGACGTATTGGAGGTAAGAAACTAGTTAGCTGAAAATTAAGAGCCAAGAATGTTGAAACCTATTTACTTCATGCATGATACCATATTTGAATGTTGTTACTAATCCTTTAAATTTTCACCAAGTCTCCCTTTCTTTGCCTAGGATAAaaggaattttttttatatattaaatataaaatactatttaatttttagtggGGAGGGCAAGCCCACCCATTGAAAATGTTTTATGAATAAATTATCGTTGCTACTTATTAAGTTCTCTATATTTGCATGATGAGTATTGCAAGCTCCAATAATAAGGTTTAGCTGcttatcaaataaataaataaataatgatgTATAGCTGATATG
The Hevea brasiliensis isolate MT/VB/25A 57/8 chromosome 15, ASM3005281v1, whole genome shotgun sequence genome window above contains:
- the LOC110666108 gene encoding formate dehydrogenase, mitochondrial; its protein translation is MRSAAISAIRAFASSSRISGSPVIARHLHASAGSKKIVGVFYKANEYAAMNPNFLGSAEGALGIREWLESQGHQYIVTDDKEGPNCELEKHIPDLHVLISTPFHPAYVTAERIKKAKNLQLLLTAGVGSDHIDLKAAAAAGLTVVEVTGSNVVSVAEDELMRILILVRNFLPGHHQVINGEWNVAGIAYRAYDLEGKTVGTVGAGRIGRLLLQRLKPFNCNLLYHDRLKMDPELENQTGAKFEEDLDSMLPKCDIVVINTPLTEKTRALFNKDRIAKMKKGVLIVNNARAAIMDTQAVVDACSSGRIGGYSGDVWHPQPAPKDHPWRYMPNQAMTPHISGTTIDAQLRYAAGVKDMLDRYFKGEQFPLQNYIVKEGKIASQYQ